Sequence from the Pseudomonas sp. LS.1a genome:
GGGCAGCAGCGGCAGGCCGAACACCTCATGACGCACGGTGATGCACAGCCCCCAGCAATCGAAGGCAATAGGCCCCCGAGCACCCTCGCGATACGGGGCGCGCATGAATTTTTCGATCATGGTCAGATGTACTTCAGGCCAGGTGCCAGGGATGTGGTCAGGATGGTGCGGAGGCCGTTGGTGTTGAGCAGGTCGAAGAAGCCGGCGGTTAGCTTCGCCACGTTGTCTTCATACTCCCGGCTGAGCAGCGTCATGCGGCACCGCTCTTGTGGGAACGACAGGTCTTCGGCCAGGTATCGGCGGAAGGTGATGATGAATCGGTCGCCGGCCGCCTTGGCCTCCTCAACGACCTCCTGCACCTCGCCAGTCACGTTGTCCAGGCCAAGCACCAGGTTCTGGAACGCGCTGTTGTCGTTCTTGGGCAAGGCCAGGTCCATGGCCATCGCGATGAAGGTAAGCGTGCGGCCGTCTTCGGTCGTGCACACCCGGTCTTCCCAGCCCGAGCAGTACAGGTGGGAGACGGTGCCACCTTCCTTCCTGGCTTCGATGGTGTCGACCAGTTCGCCCCTGCCCGAGGCATAGCACTCCTCGATCAGGCTCATCCGAAGTACCTCGTGTACCACTTGTCCAGGCTGCCGGACAGCTGAGTGTTGAACTGGTCGAGCGGTATGCCCATGGCCGCACTAAGGTACTGGTCCTCGGTGTAGACAGGGCGCTTCTTGAACTCCAAGCGAGCAGAGAACCGCCAGCGCTTGATCTGAGCCAGTTCCCCGCCGACGGGGATGCTCTTGAAGTGGACCAGGTGCACCTGCATACCAAGTGGAGTCTGAAGCGGCATCTCGAACCACTCGACGCCAAGGTTCAGAGCCCAGGTATACCAACCCTCGAAGAGGGCGGCCTCCTCCTGACTGAAGTTGAATGTGAACTGAGCGGAGGTCGGCGGATTGCTGGTTAATTTCCGGTACCGCGTGCGCCCGGTGACCATCGGCGTAGCCCGCATCGGATCAACCGTGCTCAGGCCATACCCCTCCTGCAGAGGAAGTGGCAATTCTGCCGGGTATTGAATCATTGCCGTTCCTCAGCTGAGGTTTGCGTTTTAGGTGAGAGGGCTGAGGCCCAGCGCTTCCTCGATGCGGGCGAGTCGCCGCTGCAGCAGGAGCTCTTTCTCATCAGGGGGAACAATAGGATCGGGCGCAGTTGCGCCCGCCCCGCTGTCGGCCTCGTCAGTTTCGGTGGTCATGAGACTTCCTTAAGTCGGAGTA
This genomic interval carries:
- a CDS encoding DUF1833 family protein, with translation MSLIEECYASGRGELVDTIEARKEGGTVSHLYCSGWEDRVCTTEDGRTLTFIAMAMDLALPKNDNSAFQNLVLGLDNVTGEVQEVVEEAKAAGDRFIITFRRYLAEDLSFPQERCRMTLLSREYEDNVAKLTAGFFDLLNTNGLRTILTTSLAPGLKYI
- a CDS encoding transposase, which produces MIQYPAELPLPLQEGYGLSTVDPMRATPMVTGRTRYRKLTSNPPTSAQFTFNFSQEEAALFEGWYTWALNLGVEWFEMPLQTPLGMQVHLVHFKSIPVGGELAQIKRWRFSARLEFKKRPVYTEDQYLSAAMGIPLDQFNTQLSGSLDKWYTRYFG